A stretch of DNA from Streptomyces spiramyceticus:
CTCCGCCGCGCGCGAGACCCGCGATGGAGATGCCCAGCTTCGCCGCGACCACCGGCCGGGGGTGCGGGCCGTTGCGCCGCAGTTCCTGCAGCCACTCGGGCGGGTCGGACTGCAGGGCGTTCAGCTCGGTGCGCGAGACGACACCCTCCTGGAACTCGGCGGGGGTGGCCTCGAGGTACACACCCAGCTTCTTCGCCGCGGTCGCGGGCTTCATCGTCTGGGTGGTCTGGTGCGACGTCATGGTGTCAAGAGTATCGAGCATGTGAGCTACCTCCGACCACGACCGGTAACCTGGCGGAGTGACAGGCTCGGAAGCAACCCCTTCGTTCCGGCTGGCGTACGTCCCGGGAGTGACGCCCACGAAGTGGGTGCGGATCTGGAACGAGCGACTGCCCGACGTCCCACTGACTCTCGTCGCGGTGTCCGCCGCCGAAGCGTGCGACGTGCTGCGGGGGCGCAGTGCCGACGCCGGTTTCGTACGGCTGCCGGTGGACCGGGAAGTCCTCAGCGCGATCCCCCTCTACACCGAGACGTCGGTCGTCGTGGTCCCGAAGGACCACGTTGTGGCGTCCGTCGACGAGGTGTCCGCCGAGGATCTGGCCGACGACATCGTGCTGCATCCCCTCGACGACACCCTCGACTGGGAGCGCCGGCCGGGAGTGCCCGCGAAGGAACGCCCCGCCACGACGGCGGACGCCGTCGAACTGGTGGCGGCGGGTGTGGGGCTGCTCGTCGTCCCGCAGTCGCTCGCCCGGCTGCACCACCGCAAGGACCTCACATACCGGCCGGTCTCGGACGCCCCCCAGTCGGGCGTCGCGCTGTCGTGGCCGCAGGACGAAACCACCGACCTGGTGGAGCACCTCATCGGGATCGTCCGTGGGCGGACCGTCAACAGCACACGGGGCCGCCCCGTGACCCCGGCGGAGCCGAAGCGAAAGAGCCCCGATACGCGCGGCGCACGGCGGAAACCCGCAGCCGGGAAGTCGACCGGCAAGCCGACCGGCAAGAGCCTCCGGAGTGCATCCGGCAGCCCTAAAGGCGGCAAGCGCGGCAAACCCCGCCGCCGGTCGTAGCGCAGCGACGAATTCGACGGGCCCGCGGGCTCCTCCGTCGACGGCCGCAAGTGCCAGATCGAGACGGGCGACAACGTCAACAACCATGAGCGGCAGTACTACACCGCGGGCAACCGCAACGCCGCACTCGACGGCCAGGGCAATCTCGTCATCACCGCCCGCCGTGGCATGGACGTGGCCGACGCCAACAACGCCAAACGGCACACCCGTACCGCTCTACGACTGCAATGGCAGGGACGCCCAGCGCTGGAGCGTGGGATCCGACGGCACGTGGACAGTGACCCGATGACCACGGGACTGCTGCGTTCGGCTCGCCGACGGTCCCGGCTACCGTACGGGGACGGCGAGTTCGCCGCCGCGATAGAAGCCTTCCCGTTCCGTGACGACGTACGGGGCCATGGCCTCACGGCGCCGCCTCTCCGCGTCGGAGGCCCGCCAGGCGTCGCACGCTTCCTCGGATTCCCAGAACGACACCCCGGTGATCTCCTGCCCGTCCTCTGACCAGTACGCGAAGGCGCGGAGCAGGCCCTGCGGGAACGGGCCGGGCCGCCATGCTGTCTCGAAATCCTCCAAGGTGTCCGGCCTGATGCGGCGCGTTGTCACCCAGACGAAGTGCTCCTCCATCGCAGCCTCCCTCCGGAACGCCGGTTCCGTGACGGCGCTCTCTGATCCACCGTAGGTCCGTCTCGCCGTTGCCGCCTCCGGCGCGGGCCGGGAACGCCGCGGGCCGGGAACGCCGGAGGCCGGGCCATCGCGCTGCCGTGCCGTGAGTACACCGTGATGGCCGCACCTGAAGGCTGGGGGGGGCGTACGGGGGTGTGAAAGGGGGCGCACGATGACGGGTGGAGTGCTTCTCTCTACCCGGCGCGTCGGTCACTGAACGTGATGGAAGTGCCCATTGCCGCTACATAGAGTAATTGCGTCCGGTTGTCCGGCCGGACAGTGGCGGAAGAGGAGAGGCGACCGATGTCGGTCGAGACGAGTGCGCCCGCGGACGCGAACGCGGCGCAAGTGGAGCAAGTACAGCAGAGCCTCAGCACGGCGGCCGCGAAAAATCTCGCGACGACGACCAAGTCCGAACCCCAGATGCAGGGCATCAGTTCGCGGTGGCTGCTGCGGAAGCTGCCGTGGGTTCATGTGCCCGGCGGCACCTACCGTGTGAACCGTCGCCTGTCGTACACAGTCGGCGACGGCCGGGTGACGTTCATCAAGAACGGCTCCAAGGTGCAGGTCATCCCCGCCGAGCTGGCTGAACTGCCGCTGCTGCGCGGGTTCGACGACACCACGGCCCTGGGTGCGCTGGCCGAGAAGTTCGTACAGAAGGAATACGAGCCCGGCCAGATCATCGTGAACGCGGGCAAGAAGGCCGATCAGATCTTCCTGATCGCGCACGGCAAGGTGGAGAAGGTCGGCACCGGCAAGTACGGGGACGAGACCATCCTGGGCCGCCTCGGCGACGGCGACACCTTCGGCGGTCACGTACTGGCGGGCGCCGGTGGCAAATGGGAGTTCACCGCCCGCGCCGCGACCGGGGTCACGATCCTCGCGCTGCCGCAGGCGGCGTACAAGGCGGTGGCCGGCCAGTACGAGCAGCTGCGGGAGCACG
This window harbors:
- a CDS encoding DUF5997 family protein, whose amino-acid sequence is MTSHQTTQTMKPATAAKKLGVYLEATPAEFQEGVVSRTELNALQSDPPEWLQELRRNGPHPRPVVAAKLGISIAGLARGGVTEPLTTEQIDALKTDNPEWLQKERATQAEVRKEAVRIKEQKAERGEQPRRPRS
- a CDS encoding LysR substrate-binding domain-containing protein, translated to MTGSEATPSFRLAYVPGVTPTKWVRIWNERLPDVPLTLVAVSAAEACDVLRGRSADAGFVRLPVDREVLSAIPLYTETSVVVVPKDHVVASVDEVSAEDLADDIVLHPLDDTLDWERRPGVPAKERPATTADAVELVAAGVGLLVVPQSLARLHHRKDLTYRPVSDAPQSGVALSWPQDETTDLVEHLIGIVRGRTVNSTRGRPVTPAEPKRKSPDTRGARRKPAAGKSTGKPTGKSLRSASGSPKGGKRGKPRRRS
- a CDS encoding antibiotic biosynthesis monooxygenase, with the protein product MEEHFVWVTTRRIRPDTLEDFETAWRPGPFPQGLLRAFAYWSEDGQEITGVSFWESEEACDAWRASDAERRRREAMAPYVVTEREGFYRGGELAVPVR